Proteins from one Flavobacterium branchiarum genomic window:
- the vgrG gene encoding type VI secretion system tip protein VgrG: MATQTKIVSGNTATFTIKINGTSIPNELNVLSIHINKAVNRIAIAKITILDGEANTGKFDVSSSSTFVPGEKISIECGYDSKNEIVFQGIITSQSIRIDDIVGAALEVECRDEAIKMIVGRKSLTFNNQKDSDIIATIIGTYSGLKAKVSPTATNWPGQVQYYVSDWDYIMARAESNGMLITTLNGTVTVAPPDANTNSVLNVSYGNGLMQFNATMNAITQLDTVKANTWDFKNQALASMQSTNAKAGPGNISSKKLSEVVGLADYQIQTTAPLENADLTNWAKAQLIKSEYSKIQGEAKFQGTNLVNPGNYITLTGIGDRFSGDHFISSVTHDLSEGNWITEISIGLSPLWFTEETDVMAPSASGLLPGARGIFNGTVKKIDSDPDSQYRILVTIPLFDTNGEGIWARLSNFYSTNGAGVFFLPEVGDEVIIGFLNEDPRYPVILGSLYSSSKLKPYEGLTPNEKNSIKAIVSKSKIAIEFDDENVVWTLSTPNKNTIIVSDKDKEITIKDQNDNSIIMSSSGITIKSAKDINIEATQNVNIKGNQGINIASSGGDVAIKGINIEETAQSQYTAKGNLNAEVQGGAQLVLKGAMVMIN, encoded by the coding sequence ATGGCAACTCAAACAAAAATTGTGTCTGGAAACACAGCAACATTTACGATCAAAATTAATGGTACATCAATTCCCAATGAATTGAATGTGCTGTCTATACATATAAATAAAGCTGTAAATAGAATTGCAATTGCAAAAATAACCATCCTTGATGGAGAAGCAAATACAGGAAAGTTTGATGTTAGTTCATCCTCAACTTTTGTGCCAGGTGAGAAAATAAGCATTGAGTGTGGCTATGATTCTAAAAATGAAATTGTTTTTCAAGGAATCATTACAAGCCAGTCCATTCGCATTGATGACATTGTAGGCGCTGCTCTTGAGGTAGAATGTAGGGATGAAGCAATAAAAATGATTGTAGGCAGAAAAAGTTTAACCTTTAACAATCAAAAAGATAGCGATATAATAGCCACAATCATTGGTACTTATTCGGGTTTAAAAGCAAAAGTCTCTCCTACTGCTACTAATTGGCCTGGACAAGTACAATATTATGTGAGCGATTGGGACTACATTATGGCTCGTGCTGAAAGCAACGGAATGTTAATTACCACTCTTAACGGAACTGTTACAGTAGCACCACCTGACGCAAATACAAATTCTGTTTTGAATGTATCCTATGGAAACGGGTTGATGCAATTTAATGCTACAATGAACGCTATTACACAACTAGATACTGTAAAAGCAAATACCTGGGATTTTAAAAATCAGGCTTTAGCTTCTATGCAATCTACTAATGCTAAAGCCGGACCAGGAAATATCTCCTCTAAAAAACTTTCAGAAGTAGTTGGCTTAGCCGACTATCAAATACAAACCACAGCCCCACTTGAAAATGCCGATTTGACAAATTGGGCAAAGGCGCAACTCATAAAAAGTGAGTATTCTAAAATTCAAGGAGAAGCAAAATTTCAAGGTACCAATTTAGTGAATCCTGGTAATTATATCACTTTAACCGGAATTGGTGATCGCTTTAGTGGAGATCATTTTATTTCTAGCGTAACTCACGATTTATCCGAGGGGAACTGGATCACCGAAATAAGCATCGGTCTTTCTCCACTTTGGTTTACAGAAGAAACTGATGTTATGGCTCCTTCTGCCTCTGGTTTATTACCTGGTGCAAGAGGCATTTTTAACGGAACGGTAAAAAAAATAGACAGCGATCCTGATTCACAATACCGGATATTAGTAACTATTCCTCTATTTGACACTAATGGAGAAGGAATTTGGGCGCGTCTCTCTAATTTTTATTCAACAAATGGTGCCGGTGTTTTCTTTTTACCCGAAGTAGGTGATGAAGTTATAATTGGATTTTTAAACGAAGACCCCAGATACCCTGTTATCTTAGGCAGTCTATATAGTAGTTCTAAATTAAAACCTTACGAGGGCTTAACTCCAAACGAAAAAAATAGTATTAAAGCCATTGTTTCAAAATCTAAAATTGCCATTGAATTTGACGATGAAAATGTAGTCTGGACACTTAGCACTCCCAATAAAAACACCATAATTGTAAGTGATAAAGACAAAGAAATTACCATTAAAGATCAAAATGATAATAGCATCATTATGTCTAGTAGCGGAATTACCATTAAAAGCGCAAAAGACATCAATATTGAAGCCACTCAAAATGTTAATATTAAAGGAAATCAAGGTATTAACATCGCTTCATCAGGAGGTGATGTTGCTATTAAGGGAATAAATATAGAAGAAACAGCACAAAGCCAGTATACTGCAAAAGGAAATTTAAACGCCGAAGTACAAGGTGGTGCACAATTAGTTCTAAAAGGGGCTATGGTAATGATAAATTAG
- a CDS encoding phage tail protein — translation MANNCPVGFYFELSFKGEDAAFKEVSGISKELSMEEVVCGAENRFNYPIPTITTSQNLVLKRALIPEGSKLIDWCASTLDEGLANSITTHDVSVNLFNSDGFISVMWTFYNAYSVKYSVSDLKSQENELVIESIELAYTYFVITPDSSIADLFT, via the coding sequence ATGGCAAATAATTGTCCAGTAGGTTTTTACTTCGAACTCTCTTTTAAGGGTGAAGATGCCGCCTTCAAAGAAGTATCCGGTATCTCAAAAGAGTTGAGTATGGAAGAGGTAGTATGTGGTGCGGAGAATCGATTTAACTATCCTATCCCTACTATTACTACCAGTCAAAACCTTGTACTTAAAAGAGCACTCATACCAGAAGGTTCTAAATTAATTGACTGGTGTGCAAGTACATTAGACGAAGGTCTAGCTAATTCCATAACAACACACGATGTTTCGGTAAACTTGTTTAATTCTGATGGCTTCATTTCGGTAATGTGGACGTTTTACAATGCGTATTCCGTAAAATATTCAGTATCTGATTTAAAATCTCAGGAAAATGAACTTGTAATAGAATCTATCGAGTTAGCCTATACCTACTTTGTCATAACACCCGATAGCTCAATTGCCGACTTATTTACTTAG
- a CDS encoding type VI secretion system baseplate subunit TssF: protein MRQERIKDRVLKRAARSWGFSDVEMETSFDPVVSMMLNALSYELEKVADELENSKTRVVERVLEIMFPEVTAGTKPSRAIMHALPLENNMKVSLHNQMVVGRRIHNIYNPLAPITKEIVLSPTIEIKLSSAEVRYIAYERNLYEVSNIFYKDSVRDYRHSLPSGEVFLGVELKNTNVLELEDLMLYIDIKNTHQKEMFHYYLKQMKCFHDNLQVTVEEGYNVPINHLDIESIINRNYTHLSEVMQEVNEYYFDNFYTFKGPLKHKEMKEYDVEYKYFEDVTNKNNNPVIWIKLIFPESLIPQILDNVSFTANCFPVINKKKHTINKALGDYLSYVALETDDNIYLDVDTVVDGYNNHYEIKEFKDGVIEEGNAVLRTGGVSRFDSRSASELLQNVLDLLKDESSSFAGLGKDFMNSSLVEINQLLASVEQQAKESSFSKNNAPYLMIKPKIDESVGKSFSINYWSTCAEEGNDIKAGTVLESKDDFSFVSKESVLVTNTVGGLNKQNNKDRILAYRNALLTRGRIVTFADIKAFSLNHFKSCITGVKIEKGTRKEISVKAGFSRTVDIHLIVNLIEKEYLSATEWDYLCDSFMKNLKNRSSNVFPYRLFIENESINERKI, encoded by the coding sequence ATGAGACAAGAACGTATAAAAGATAGGGTATTAAAAAGAGCCGCAAGATCGTGGGGCTTTTCAGACGTGGAAATGGAAACATCATTTGATCCTGTTGTATCGATGATGCTTAATGCATTATCATATGAATTAGAAAAAGTTGCAGATGAACTAGAAAATTCTAAAACCCGTGTGGTTGAAAGAGTTCTTGAAATTATGTTCCCAGAAGTTACAGCTGGAACAAAACCTTCGAGAGCAATTATGCATGCTTTGCCATTGGAAAATAATATGAAAGTTTCTTTGCACAACCAAATGGTGGTTGGCAGAAGGATTCATAATATTTACAATCCATTAGCTCCTATTACTAAAGAGATTGTGCTTTCACCCACGATAGAGATTAAATTGTCTTCTGCAGAAGTGAGGTATATTGCATACGAAAGAAATCTATATGAAGTTTCTAATATTTTTTATAAAGATTCAGTTCGTGACTATAGACATTCATTGCCTTCTGGGGAGGTTTTTTTAGGTGTAGAATTGAAGAATACCAATGTTTTGGAGTTAGAAGATTTGATGTTATATATTGACATTAAAAATACACACCAAAAAGAGATGTTTCATTACTATTTAAAACAAATGAAATGTTTTCATGACAATTTGCAAGTTACAGTAGAAGAAGGTTATAATGTACCAATAAATCATTTAGATATAGAAAGTATTATTAATCGTAATTATACGCATCTAAGCGAAGTAATGCAGGAAGTAAATGAGTATTATTTTGATAATTTTTATACTTTCAAAGGGCCGTTAAAGCATAAAGAAATGAAGGAATATGATGTAGAGTATAAATATTTTGAGGATGTAACAAATAAAAACAATAATCCTGTAATTTGGATTAAATTAATTTTTCCAGAATCACTGATTCCCCAAATTTTAGATAATGTATCTTTTACTGCAAATTGTTTTCCAGTAATTAATAAAAAAAAGCATACAATAAATAAGGCGCTTGGTGATTATTTATCTTACGTAGCTCTTGAAACAGATGATAATATTTATCTCGATGTAGATACTGTTGTTGATGGATACAATAATCATTACGAAATAAAAGAGTTTAAAGACGGTGTTATAGAAGAAGGAAATGCGGTTTTAAGAACTGGTGGTGTTTCGAGATTTGATTCAAGAAGTGCTTCTGAATTACTTCAAAATGTATTGGATTTACTAAAAGATGAGAGTTCTTCTTTTGCAGGGTTAGGAAAAGATTTTATGAATAGTTCTTTGGTTGAAATTAATCAGTTATTAGCTTCTGTGGAACAACAAGCAAAAGAAAGTAGTTTTTCTAAAAATAATGCCCCATATTTAATGATTAAGCCTAAAATAGATGAGTCAGTAGGAAAATCATTTTCAATAAATTATTGGTCAACTTGTGCAGAAGAAGGAAATGATATTAAAGCGGGAACTGTATTAGAAAGTAAAGATGATTTTTCTTTTGTAAGTAAGGAATCGGTATTAGTTACAAATACAGTGGGAGGATTGAATAAACAAAACAATAAAGACCGTATTTTAGCGTATCGAAATGCTTTACTGACTCGAGGTAGAATTGTAACATTTGCAGATATAAAGGCTTTTAGTCTTAATCATTTTAAGAGTTGTATAACAGGAGTTAAAATAGAAAAAGGAACGCGAAAAGAAATTTCTGTAAAAGCAGGATTTAGTAGAACAGTAGATATACATTTAATTGTAAATTTAATTGAGAAAGAATATTTGTCAGCTACAGAATGGGACTATTTGTGCGATAGTTTCATGAAGAATTTAAAGAACAGATCTTCAAATGTATTTCCTTATCGTTTGTTTATAGAAAATGAGAGCATTAACGAAAGGAAGATTTAA
- a CDS encoding outer membrane beta-barrel protein, which produces MLKFYHFLLLFFMCSYLSAQNSISLKGKIIDETTKLPIESATVYVSNAKDSTVVEYTITDKFGKFDFKIKQNSNPLYLKISFVSYQDYTIDLKKNETIKDFGTISLKEEIKSLDEVVVKSQAPPIRIKKDTLEFNASSFKVRPDANVETLLKQLPGVDIGSDGKITVNGKEVNQILVNGKPFFDKDGKIVLQNLPSDIIKKVQVTDTKTKKEEKTGASSSSNNASINLTIDENKNKGLFGKFMAGTGSDSRYESSALINYFKNKRKLSVLASSNNINSIGFSMDEVFDNMGGGRNSNVWMNSNGTFGINGRQFGSANGITRSDLVGINYSDEWRKNLDATLSYFYSGGNTKNDNVTNLVNFLPSGDFLTKSTSSSNEDRYTHNATSVFEFKIDSTASIVIEPNFTKANSKKEIQSEQFSYDAQNALLNSSTSNNFSENDLNSFTNTLSFTKTFKKKGKNLSVVFKNENTVNENDDYIKSKTVFNQTSDPDDIRNQLNETKIKNDNYYTEIEFTQPITDSLKIKLGTEYKFNKKKDNRDSFDYDDNTQSYTIANAELTNIFNSTEKTVTPNMGIILKKKKINFDLNLGTTIIDFDVNSDYMTVNTSLNKKYALPYANAYGSYAFSKAKNLYANYSYQYSLPTARQVLPIEDLADPLNTYIGNPEIDLNKNHSLYLSYRNFDYATRSGYGFYTGGNLYENQIVASVNYDENRKRTTTYENVNGTYNSWLGLYWNKTIKKEAHTFKYELRINNNFGYSKGFTDGQLFTAKSYVLSPRLNFTYDYGELLTVNPSYNFSYNKTNYTNYNVNQADYLTHKLNLQVTNYWPKNWTFGNDFGYTYNSNISPGFKKDFFLWNTSLSYSFFNKKFMAKAKVYDLLNQNQSATRSITPTTIRDEENTVLKRYVMFSLTYKIQKFAGKEKKSNGMFRY; this is translated from the coding sequence ATGCTAAAATTTTACCATTTTCTCTTGCTGTTTTTTATGTGCTCTTACTTATCTGCTCAAAATTCAATTTCTCTAAAAGGAAAAATTATTGATGAAACTACAAAATTACCAATTGAATCGGCAACCGTTTATGTTTCCAATGCAAAAGACTCCACAGTCGTGGAATATACCATTACAGATAAATTTGGAAAATTTGATTTTAAAATAAAACAAAACAGCAATCCTTTATATTTAAAAATCTCGTTTGTTTCTTACCAGGATTACACAATTGATCTAAAAAAGAATGAAACAATTAAAGACTTTGGTACAATTTCCCTAAAAGAAGAAATAAAATCACTAGACGAAGTTGTTGTAAAAAGTCAGGCTCCACCCATACGCATTAAAAAAGATACCTTAGAATTTAATGCATCATCGTTTAAGGTTCGTCCAGATGCTAATGTAGAAACGTTATTAAAACAACTACCAGGAGTTGATATCGGTTCCGACGGAAAAATCACAGTCAACGGAAAAGAAGTCAACCAAATTCTGGTAAACGGAAAACCATTTTTTGATAAAGACGGAAAAATTGTTTTGCAAAATTTACCTTCAGACATCATTAAAAAAGTTCAGGTTACCGACACCAAAACCAAGAAAGAAGAAAAAACAGGTGCATCTTCCAGTTCTAATAATGCCAGCATTAATCTAACCATCGATGAGAATAAGAACAAAGGATTATTTGGTAAATTTATGGCAGGAACAGGTTCTGATTCTCGTTATGAAAGTAGTGCACTTATTAATTATTTTAAAAACAAAAGAAAACTTAGTGTACTTGCTTCCTCCAATAATATCAATTCTATAGGCTTTTCAATGGATGAAGTTTTTGACAATATGGGAGGAGGACGAAACAGTAATGTCTGGATGAATAGCAATGGTACATTCGGTATAAACGGAAGACAGTTTGGAAGCGCTAATGGAATAACTCGTTCTGATTTAGTCGGAATAAATTACTCCGATGAATGGAGGAAAAACTTAGATGCCACTTTAAGCTATTTTTATTCTGGGGGCAATACTAAAAATGATAACGTAACTAATCTAGTTAATTTTTTACCTTCTGGAGATTTTCTTACTAAATCAACTTCTAGCTCAAATGAAGACCGTTATACACATAACGCAACATCCGTTTTTGAGTTTAAAATAGACTCTACAGCATCTATTGTAATTGAGCCTAATTTCACCAAAGCTAATTCGAAAAAAGAAATTCAATCAGAACAATTTTCATACGATGCCCAAAATGCCTTGCTAAATTCAAGTACATCTAATAATTTTTCTGAAAATGATTTAAACAGCTTTACCAATACATTGTCTTTTACTAAGACTTTTAAAAAGAAAGGCAAAAATTTAAGTGTCGTTTTTAAAAATGAAAATACAGTCAATGAAAATGATGATTATATCAAATCAAAAACGGTGTTTAATCAAACCTCGGACCCAGATGATATACGAAACCAATTAAATGAAACTAAAATCAAAAATGATAATTACTACACCGAAATTGAGTTCACCCAACCCATTACAGACTCTCTAAAAATAAAATTAGGGACTGAATATAAATTCAACAAAAAGAAAGACAATAGAGACTCCTTTGACTATGATGATAATACACAATCCTATACTATTGCAAACGCTGAATTAACAAACATTTTCAATTCCACCGAGAAAACAGTTACACCAAACATGGGTATTATTTTAAAAAAGAAAAAAATAAATTTCGATTTGAACTTAGGTACAACCATAATCGACTTTGATGTTAACAGCGATTACATGACTGTTAATACAAGTTTAAATAAAAAGTACGCATTGCCGTATGCAAATGCTTATGGGTCTTATGCTTTTTCAAAAGCTAAAAATTTATATGCAAATTACAGTTATCAATACAGTCTTCCTACTGCAAGACAAGTGCTACCAATAGAAGATTTAGCAGATCCTCTAAATACTTATATTGGAAATCCTGAAATTGATTTAAATAAAAATCATAGTCTTTACTTATCGTATCGAAATTTCGATTATGCTACTCGCTCTGGTTATGGATTTTATACAGGCGGAAATTTATATGAAAATCAAATTGTTGCCTCTGTAAATTATGATGAGAATAGGAAACGAACTACAACCTACGAGAATGTTAACGGGACCTATAATTCTTGGTTAGGTTTATATTGGAACAAAACAATCAAAAAAGAGGCCCATACTTTTAAATACGAGTTAAGAATAAATAATAACTTCGGCTACTCAAAAGGATTCACAGATGGGCAGTTGTTTACTGCAAAATCCTATGTTTTGTCACCACGTTTAAATTTCACTTACGATTATGGAGAACTGTTAACCGTAAATCCATCTTATAATTTTTCTTACAATAAAACAAATTATACCAATTACAATGTTAATCAGGCAGATTATCTAACACATAAACTCAACCTTCAAGTGACGAATTATTGGCCTAAAAACTGGACATTCGGAAACGACTTTGGATATACCTATAACTCTAATATATCCCCTGGATTTAAAAAAGATTTTTTCTTATGGAATACGAGTTTGTCTTATAGTTTTTTCAATAAGAAATTCATGGCAAAAGCAAAAGTATATGACCTTCTTAACCAAAATCAGAGCGCTACAAGATCGATAACACCAACAACTATAAGAGACGAAGAGAATACGGTATTGAAACGCTACGTAATGTTCTCATTAACGTACAAGATTCAGAAATTTGCAGGTAAAGAAAAAAAATCAAACGGAATGTTTCGATATTAA
- a CDS encoding DUF5908 family protein, with the protein MPIEIRELIIKTEIVSKDSFKNDNANEAEIQLLKRQLLEECKRMIAERTKKK; encoded by the coding sequence ATACCTATAGAAATTAGAGAATTAATTATAAAAACTGAAATAGTTTCTAAAGATAGTTTCAAAAATGATAATGCTAATGAAGCCGAAATTCAACTGTTAAAAAGACAATTACTTGAAGAATGCAAAAGAATGATCGCAGAACGAACAAAGAAAAAATAG
- a CDS encoding PAAR domain-containing protein, whose protein sequence is MPPAARITDFHQCPMQTPAFPAPIPHVGGPIIGPGEPTVLICKLPAARVGDMLVCVGPPDSIVKGSSTVMIGGMPAARMGDATAHGGSIVLGALNVMIGG, encoded by the coding sequence ATGCCACCAGCAGCACGAATAACCGATTTTCATCAATGCCCTATGCAAACACCAGCATTTCCAGCTCCTATTCCACATGTTGGAGGTCCTATAATAGGGCCAGGAGAACCTACTGTTTTAATTTGCAAATTACCCGCCGCAAGAGTTGGTGATATGTTAGTGTGTGTAGGGCCTCCAGATTCTATTGTAAAAGGTTCATCAACCGTCATGATTGGGGGTATGCCTGCTGCAAGAATGGGAGATGCAACTGCACATGGTGGAAGTATTGTATTAGGAGCTTTAAATGTAATGATAGGTGGATAA
- a CDS encoding phage tail protein produces the protein MAADDGSLEGATWPMPKFRFEVDLGTELTKVAFQEVSGMDVENQIIEYRKSNSPLFSTEKMPGITKYGNVTMKRGVFVNDNSFWNWHAQVTMNTIKRRTVIIRLLDEKGGTTMQWQLNNAWPTKITSTDLKSDGNEVAVDTIEIAHEQLVITNGK, from the coding sequence ATGGCAGCAGATGACGGAAGTCTAGAAGGCGCAACATGGCCCATGCCAAAGTTTCGATTTGAAGTAGATTTAGGAACTGAATTAACAAAAGTAGCATTTCAAGAAGTATCTGGAATGGATGTTGAAAACCAAATCATTGAATATCGAAAAAGTAATAGCCCTCTTTTTTCAACAGAAAAAATGCCAGGCATTACAAAATATGGAAACGTTACTATGAAACGAGGAGTTTTTGTAAACGATAATAGTTTTTGGAATTGGCATGCACAAGTAACTATGAATACTATCAAAAGACGAACTGTTATTATTCGTCTATTAGATGAAAAAGGAGGAACTACTATGCAATGGCAATTAAACAATGCCTGGCCTACCAAAATTACAAGTACCGATTTAAAATCAGATGGCAATGAGGTAGCGGTAGATACAATAGAAATTGCACACGAACAATTAGTAATTACTAATGGCAAATAA